A segment of the Candidatus Pelagisphaera phototrophica genome:
TTGAAAAAGTACTTATAGTGCATCGATGGGAGGAACTCGTCCCAGCTGCGGCTACGTGAGTCGCGAGCGATCGTGCGTGTTTGACCGTCTGAGTCCGCGATGTACTGAATCGTCGTTTCGCCTCTTTGATCCAAAGCACTGGTTGAGAGAACTTGCTGTCCATCAAGGTAATCACCTTCCGGAGTTACGAACTGCGAAGAGCTGAAGTCCACCGTCTCCCACCGAGCGCCGGCGATGAATTCCCATTTGTCTGTTTGCCACTTACCTTGAACGTACCCAGCGAGAGTGTCCCGTGTGGCTTCGTAATCTTGTTCGAAGGAATCCTCTAGACCACCGCTTCTGAGTGAAAAGTAGGAACCATTCGTCGCGTTAGCACGCATTTGCAACACATCAGGTGTGTATGGAATACGGTAGTTCGGATCTCCAATCAGATCATCGTAGGGATTGTCGCGCAAGAACTGTGCGTATGGAAAGCCATCTTCAAAGTTGAATTGAAGTTCGTCGTAGTCCGACTCGCGGTCTTCCTTCTGGAACTTGACACCAAACTTCCATGATCCATCCGCACCCATAGAATCGGCGAATGGGATTTCAACGTTCGTTTCGATTCCGGTGTAAGTCTCTTCAACAGTGCGGTCTTCCAATTGAAAGAAGCCACGGAAGAACTGGTCAGGATCGCCCTGCGTTGGAACACCAAAACGGTCGTAAGGTGACTGGTTGATGAAGATTGCTTGGAATGGATCGCGTGATCGATCATACGCCCACTGGAATCCGCTGCGACGGAATTCCGTGTCACTCTCAAAGCGAAGCTTATCGGTCGTAGCAGTGAAGATGTCGTAATCCCAAGTGCCCCAGGGCATCTCAGTCTCGCCGCCGAAGTGGAGGTTGAGAAACTCGATGTCGATGTTGTTCCACTGTCCTTCGTAGGCGCTGCGTCCACGACCTGTCCCATCCGTATTCCAGCCGGTGACGGCATGAGTATCGCTGATTTCTAGAAGTGTAGAAATACGATCTGGATGACCGCCGAGACGGACGAGATTGCCGGGATTAAAGCCTCCTGCGCCCCATTGCGTAGGATCGTTGATCAGAGCGTCGAGGTCCCCTTCGTACGTGTCAGCGAATGTGAAGTAGTTACCTGCGTCGTAGTTCGAATCCCACTGGGAATAGGGAGAAACGAATTGATCGTAGGGATCTTCGCGATTTTCGTGGTCGTTATCCATGATCAAGTGATGGCGAATGTCGTCTTCTTGACGGTCTTCCTGATGCCACGTGACCTTAAAAAACACTTCCGTCTCGTCGCTCACTTTGTAGTCGAAACCGAGATTCACTCCAAAGCGCTCACGCTCGATGTTGTAGTTGTTGTACTCGGTATCTTCGTGGAAGAAAATCACTTCCTGGTTGGCACCCTCTTCCGCAGCGGTAAGACTTGGAGCCAAATAGTCATTGACGAGATCCTGACCGGAACCGAAGTCGAGACGGTGAAACATCGGGATCCAGTCATAGTCGATATTGTCGAAACCCTCATTCACCTTATGGTAGCTGACAGCGACGTTGATCCCAAAGTTTTGTTTGTCGCCGAAGATGTCGGAATAGCCTAAGCTGAAGTTCGGGTCCATCTCGTCGCGCAAAGCAGAGTAAGTGAAACCGGCTCTGTAAGTGCCATAACGACCGTTGCGCTGGAAAGCAGAGCGAGTCTCCAAGTTTACGATGCCACCGAGAGAGTCACCATCGTGCTCAGGGAGTGGGCTCTTCCAAATTTCAACATTGGTGATCGCATCACCTGGGACGTCGTCGAGAGCCATACCGTTGGCCGTGTTACCGTAAGCACCGCCACCGCCGATTCTTGTAATACCCCCGTGACCGGAAGAAGGCATGCGATTTCCATCCAATTGTACATTGACGTACTGAGTATCAACGCCACGAATGTTAACGTATCTTGGGACTTCTGAGAAACCGTCCGTATCCACCGAAAGGCCAGGCATTTTCTGAAGAGCCAAGCCGATATTGCCATCGTTCATTTGACCGAACTCCTCTTCCGAAATAACCGTCACCAAGCCGGATGCAACGCGTTGCTGATTGATAGCAGCCGATTGCCCGATTAGAGACTGTTCAACACGAACGCCTTCGAGTTCTACGATGTCTTCGCTTAAATCGAAATCGACCGTTTGGCTTATGGCGTCGGAGACGCTAACTTGCTGCGTCTTGCGACCCAATCCAATGTAGGATACTTCCACGGTGTATTCGCCTTCTGGAACATTCTTTATCGAGTAGCTACCCTGAATATTGGTGGACGCCCGGTAATCCGTTCCTGTGACGCGAATCACCGCACCGTAAAGATACTCGCCGCTAGAATCATTGAGTACACGGCCAGAGATCGTGCCGGCGAGCAATCCCGTGTCGAAAATGCCGCTCGCCAATACGAGACCAGCGAAACACCTATAGAAGTGCTTCGCGATGTTGGAATTA
Coding sequences within it:
- a CDS encoding TonB-dependent receptor, encoding MKLTLNSNIAKHFYRCFAGLVLASGIFDTGLLAGTISGRVLNDSSGEYLYGAVIRVTGTDYRASTNIQGSYSIKNVPEGEYTVEVSYIGLGRKTQQVSVSDAISQTVDFDLSEDIVELEGVRVEQSLIGQSAAINQQRVASGLVTVISEEEFGQMNDGNIGLALQKMPGLSVDTDGFSEVPRYVNIRGVDTQYVNVQLDGNRMPSSGHGGITRIGGGGAYGNTANGMALDDVPGDAITNVEIWKSPLPEHDGDSLGGIVNLETRSAFQRNGRYGTYRAGFTYSALRDEMDPNFSLGYSDIFGDKQNFGINVAVSYHKVNEGFDNIDYDWIPMFHRLDFGSGQDLVNDYLAPSLTAAEEGANQEVIFFHEDTEYNNYNIERERFGVNLGFDYKVSDETEVFFKVTWHQEDRQEDDIRHHLIMDNDHENREDPYDQFVSPYSQWDSNYDAGNYFTFADTYEGDLDALINDPTQWGAGGFNPGNLVRLGGHPDRISTLLEISDTHAVTGWNTDGTGRGRSAYEGQWNNIDIEFLNLHFGGETEMPWGTWDYDIFTATTDKLRFESDTEFRRSGFQWAYDRSRDPFQAIFINQSPYDRFGVPTQGDPDQFFRGFFQLEDRTVEETYTGIETNVEIPFADSMGADGSWKFGVKFQKEDRESDYDELQFNFEDGFPYAQFLRDNPYDDLIGDPNYRIPYTPDVLQMRANATNGSYFSLRSGGLEDSFEQDYEATRDTLAGYVQGKWQTDKWEFIAGARWETVDFSSSQFVTPEGDYLDGQQVLSTSALDQRGETTIQYIADSDGQTRTIARDSRSRSWDEFLPSMHYKYFFNDNLIGRASLGRTYGRANFSDLLGRTIVDDTDSPVAVSRGNPLLPNLTSNNADLSLEYYTDNGGIFAAGLFYKDIKNFSFEGTETGSAADFGLDPSLGDVEVSTALSGPGAVNMGLELAWYQNLGAFGSMWEDFTLNANATLTDSDAEYPGRPDKLPTRGASNTLYFVGLQYDKGPFEGQLSYRFRSQYIEGLAFVDQQESSSVGEFAFVGDDQFDDSGEWDINLKYSFNERIGVYCNVTNVLNEIRKSVQGYRQYGDDSYWNQRRINFGITGEF